The region GTGACAACCAGCGTGGGGCTGGCGATGCTCGTCTGCCTGCTGCTGGTGGTGTTCGGCCCACAGCTGCTCGGGTGAGGGTTCTTGTTCGTTGGTGTTTCGTGATTGGGTCATCGACGCCTGAAAGCCCCAAATCTGATTGGGTTTCTCTGGGGTAGTCAGGAACAACATGGGAACCCTGGCCCTTTCAGTCCCGCCCGACTGCACCACCCACAGATCCCCCCCAGCCGATTCGCTCGCTGGCGCTCGCTCATCCTCCGGGAGAGGTAAGCTCTCCCGTGCCCTCGTTCGTTGCGGGGAAGACCACCGCGGGGCTGTGCGGGTCCTCCGAGTTCGAGGGAGCTCCGTGGTACTGTTGGCGGTTGCTGTTGTGGAAGCAGTATCGCCTATCGGTGAGAAACCAGCCTCAAGACCCGAAAAACCGCCTATTCGCCGTCGCGTTCAACACCCATCCGCTCGTAGAACTCCTCGATGGAATCATCGATACGCTCGAAGTCGTCGAAGTAGTACTCGTGGTGGCGCACCACGACCTCACAGATCCACGCCGAGAACTGCTCGTCGAACCGCCAGCGGTCCTCGGGCTGGTTCACCTCGAACCGGTCGTCGGTGGCGAAGGCGACGTAGACGTGGTAGAACCCCATGATGACTTCGGCGAACTCCCGAGCGTTCCCGCCGGTCTCAACTCGTTTCTCGGCCAGCTCCTCCTCACCCGCCCCAGTAAGCGCGAAGTACTTCCGGTCGGGTTCGTCCTCACGTTCGATGCGCTCGGCCCAGCCGTTCTCCTCGAACTTGTAGAGGATGGGGTAGACCGAGCCGTAGGATGGCTCCCAGTGGCCACCGCTGATGTCAGTTATCTCTTTGAGGATTTCGTAGCCGTACCGGGGTTTCTCTTCGAGAAGCTCCAGAACGATATACGAGATGAGGCCTTTCGGTGGGCCGCTCTTCCGCATTGTCCACTCGTTCCGTTGCTCGGCGTGAAAGCGTTTCGATACGAGAAACCGTCGCTTTGACCGCTGTGACGCCCGCTCGTGTGCGCTTGATGGGCAAGCGACCGGCCCGCTGTACAGGCGGACACACAACGCTCAAACCCCCGCGGACCGGACTGTCGTCTATGACCGAGCCACCGCAGACTGACGAGGGCTGGTTCGTCCTGCACGACTTCCGAACCGTCGACTGGGACGCCTGGCGCGACGCCGCCGAACGCGACCGCGACCGTGCCGTCTCGGAGGGTGTGGAGTATCTCAGCAGCCACGAGGCCGTCGAGGACGCCGACGAGGGCACCTCCGCGGTGTTCAGCGTTCTCGGCGACAAGGCCGACCTGCTGGTGCTGCATCTCCGCCCCAGCCTCGACCATCTCTCGACCGCCGAACGACGGTTCGAGGGGACCGAACTCGGTCGTTTCACCGACCAAACTGACTCGTTCGTCTCCGTCACCGAAGTCTCGGGCTACGTCTCCGACGCCTATTTCGACGAGGACGAGGAGGTCGACGAGGGGCTGGTCTCCTACATCGAGGGGAAAATCAAGCCCGAACTCCCCGCAGATGAGTACGTTTGCTTCTACCCGATGAACAAGCGTCGCGGGGAGACGGTCAACTGGTATGACCTCCCCTTCGACGAGCGCGCCGACCTGATGAAGGGCCACGGCACCACCGCCCGCAAGTGGGGCGGGAAGGTCGACCAGATCATCTCCTCGGCGCTGGGCTTCGACGACTGGGAGTGGGGGGTCACCCTCTTTGCGGCTGACGCCGTCGACATCAAGGATATCGTCTACGAACTCCGGTTCGACGACGCCACCTCGAAGTACGGCGAGTTCGGCTCGTTCTACATCGGCCGCCGGTTCCCGCCGACGGACCTCGGCGCGTACCTGCGTGGCGAGACGGTCCCGACGGGCGAGGAGGCCAGCCACCATCATGAGGGCGAGCATCACGGTAGCGGCGACCACGGTGGGGGCGGCCATGGAGGCGACGGACACCACGACGGTGAGGACGGCCACCACGGCGACGACGAATCGGACGAGGCCGACGAGGAGAGCATCCGCGGCGAACTTGAGGACCTCGACATCTACGCTGGCAAGCCTCACGGCGAGGACGTCTACGCGACGGTGCTCTACAGCGAGGCCGACCCCGACGAGGTGGCCGAGGAGGTCGACGGCCTCCGGGGCAATTTCGAACACTACGGCAGCCACGTCAAGACCGCGGTCTACGAGGGGACCTACACCGACCGGGTCGCCGTCGTCAGCATCTGGGAGACCGCAAGCGCCGCCGAGACGGCCGCCGGCTTCCTCGCGGATCTGCCGGGTATTGTCTCCCGTGCGGGCGAGGAGTCCGGCTTCGGGACGATGGGGATGTTCTACACCGTCAAGCCAGACCATCAGGAGGATTTCGTCGACCGCTTCGACACGATTGGCGACCTGCTCGAGGAGATGGACGGCCACCAGGAGACCGACCTGATGATGAACCGCGAGGACGAGAACGATATGTTCATCGCCAGCCAGTGGCGCTCGAAAGAGGACGCGATGGGATTTTTCCGTTCGGAGGCGTTCCGCGACACCGTCCAGTGGGGCCGAGACGTGCTTGCCGACCGGCCGCGGCACGTGTTCCTGGCGTAGGCCACGACGAATTTCACCGTTCTCCCCTCTCTGCTTTTCTCTCCGTTCGCTCTGGATTTCGCGTTGTACCTCAGCGCGTCGCGAGACCTCCCTTGCCTTCACTGACGACTGATCTGGGGGGCGGTGCCGCCGCGGTTCTGCATCCCGTGTGAACACCCGAACCCATATCTCTCGCCGAACCCATTTCCGCGTATGACCAAACGCCACGCTTCGTTGCCGCCCGACGCTGAGGCGGGCGTCGACGCGTTCCTCGCGGAGGTCGATGACCGCCTCTCCTCTGGGGAAGACACCTGTGACGTGGTACAGGATACCCTTGTGGACCTGTTCGGCGACCGCGACGCCTACGAACGCTGGCAGGCCGGCGGCGACGTGAGCAACGCCACACGGGTGCGCCTGCAGGGCTACGACCCTTGTAACGCCACGCTTGAGTCGGAGTACTACGCCGAGAAGGACGAGGACCGCTTCCAGCGCTCGAAACACCTCCAGTGGCTCTGGCGCCAGTTCGACGCGACGCCGATGGCCGACAACGTCGAGTTCGCGCTGCGGTTCCGCGCGATGCTCGCCGAACACCTCTTCGATGAGGTAGGGGAGAACTGCCGCTTCTTCAAGGGTATCTCGTTCACCTACGGCCACAACATCACCGTCGGGGACAACGTCGTGGTCCACGACGACGTGCATCTGGACGACCGCGGGAAGCTCACCATCGGGGACCGGGTCTCGATTTCCGACGGCGCGCAGGTGCTCAGCCACGACCACGACATCGTCGACCAGACCGAAGTCGAGATCTTCCACACCATCCTCGAGAACGACGCCCGCCTCACCTACGACACGCTCATGCGCGCGGGCTCTAAGCTGGGGGAGAACTCGGTCGTCGGCGCGAAGGCCATCGTCGACGGCGACGTGCCGGCTCACCACGTCGCGGTCGGCCAGCCGGCCAAATCCGTCCGGGTCAAGCCTGGCTGGGAGTCCGTCGCCGACCCCATCGAGGACCGGCTGGAGCGTACCAAGGAGGCGCGCCGCATCGAGTACGAGCTGCCAGCGGATTTGGAGATCTTCGACGAGTTCCAGCGGGACCTCCAGCCGCCGGACGCGCCAACGCCAGACAACTAAAGCCGGATATACGCCCAGCCCTGCTTCTGCAGCCGTGTGAGTTCGCCCACACCTGAGGAGACGAACTCGACGCCCTCACCGAAATCGCCCGCTACTGCGTCGGCGCCGCGGGCGGCGTTCGAACAGAGCTTCACGGTCGCGCCCAACGCCACTAGCTTCGCGGTCGTCTCACTGCAGTCGAGTGCCGCCGCATCGATGACCGTGGGACGGTCGACAAGGACGGCAACCTCGTCGGTTTCGAGGCTGTCGTCGCCCAGCAGGTTCCGGACTTTCGGCTCGGCGGTGCGGTACGCGTCGATGTCGGAGACGTGGAACACTGTGTGCACAGTGGCTGTTCGGTCGGCAGGAGGAAGAAATCGCCGGCCGGTCCCGAGCACGCTTTGTGTCTGGACCTGAAACCACCGCGGTAGATGGGGCTCGATGAAGAGATTGACGCGCTGGCGGCCCGTATCGAACGGACTATCGAGGAGTGGGAGCAGCGGGCCAAGGAGCGGGACGACGAGTTTGCAGACACGCCGTTCGACACGACGGAGTTGGAGTTCGGAAAGTCGATTTGAGCTTCAGGGCACTTACGATTTTCCTGCTCGTCGGCGTTCGAGCAGGTTCTTCCCGTTCAGACCGACGAACAGCAGCCCCACCGCAGCGACCACCATGTCGCCCGCTATCGCGGAGGTGAGTGCGAACGTACCGAACCCCACGACGCCGATGCTCTCGTGGAGGGTCTCCCCCCCGCCGTTGTTCTGGAGCAGAACTGCTACCGCCATCCCGCCGACCGTGACCGCGAGAATTGAGAGCCCCCAGCTTCCGGTGACGGCGGCGATGACTGCGAAGTACCCGGCCAACAGGAGTACCGGCCCGACGTTCAGCGCGGTGAACGTTCGCTTGGAAGCGCCGAAACGGGGAGCGATCAGTTTGGCGAGGCCGCCGGCGGCGATGATGCCCCCGGCTACCCAGACTACGGGGCCTAAGCGGAGGGCACCCCAGAGAGCGACGCCGGTACCCAGCAGTAACTGTGTGACTGAGTACCGCTGTTCCCGCCATCTGTCCAAGGGTTCCTTTGAGTTGTCCATCCTCTTTCAGTTAGCAGTCAGGAACATGTCTGTTCCGATCTCCGGAAATAGTACTCACTTCTCTGGGGACCGGAGCGCCATCCAGCCGAACAGCAGCGTGAACACCAGCCCCATGGTGATATCGGTGGCATCCCCACACGACGCCGTAGATTCCGTACGTCAGCATGCCGATCGCGCCGGCGACCGCACTCTCCGGCCGGCCGCTGTGGAAGTGCGCCACACCGACCGCAAGCAGCGTGACGCCAACTATCGAGAATGCCCAGTCCCCGGAGAGCGCGAACACCCCGATGAGGTAGACGCTGCAGAGGAGAAGCGGGCCGATGTGTAGCACCGTGTACGTCAGCGGTGAAACGTCGACAGACCGCGCCAGTAACGCGCCTGCGCTGACGACGACGAGGAGCACGGCACCGCCGAGAGCCACTGATTCACCGGCGATTCCGGCGAGCACCGTGAGCACGGCGCCGAGCAGTAGCCCTCCGATAGCGGGCAGCAGGGTACGCGGGTCGTTCGGCATGATTCTCATGTTGTTTCTAATCTTAATTAACTAAGGCTTCTTGACGAGTCAGGTGTGCGGCCCCGCCTCCAGAGATTACGACAGCAGCGACTGCGCCACCGCTGCAGTACTTACTTTTTTAGAACCTCTCTAGGGGGAGTTCGTTCCCATTTTCAGACGTATTCGGGAAGTGTGGGTTAAAACCGGAGTCGCTCGATGCCGTGGAAACGACTAACGCACGACCGTACGCGGCTACGCTCTCTCGCAGTCGTCTCATGCGTTCCATTCCTCGACGCTCATTCAGGCGAAGAGAAATACGAAAAAGAGGAGCAGTACGGCGATTAGCAGATCTCCGTGCAGTCCGTATCGTGTGACGAGAAGGCCGAAGGTCAGCGTCCCGATGGCGGACCCGAGAAGTCGGCCGTGCTTTGGCAGCAGTAGCGCCCCGGCCATACCGGCGAGCGCAATACCGC is a window of halophilic archaeon DL31 DNA encoding:
- a CDS encoding transcriptional regulator, PadR-like family (PFAM: Transcriptional regulator PadR N-terminal-like~KEGG: hbo:Hbor_04730 transcriptional regulator), which produces MRKSGPPKGLISYIVLELLEEKPRYGYEILKEITDISGGHWEPSYGSVYPILYKFEENGWAERIEREDEPDRKYFALTGAGEEELAEKRVETGGNAREFAEVIMGFYHVYVAFATDDRFEVNQPEDRWRFDEQFSAWICEVVVRHHEYYFDDFERIDDSIEEFYERMGVERDGE
- a CDS encoding Chlorite dismutase (PFAM: Chlorite dismutase; Antibiotic biosynthesis monooxygenase~KEGG: hbo:Hbor_04740 hypothetical protein), coding for MTEPPQTDEGWFVLHDFRTVDWDAWRDAAERDRDRAVSEGVEYLSSHEAVEDADEGTSAVFSVLGDKADLLVLHLRPSLDHLSTAERRFEGTELGRFTDQTDSFVSVTEVSGYVSDAYFDEDEEVDEGLVSYIEGKIKPELPADEYVCFYPMNKRRGETVNWYDLPFDERADLMKGHGTTARKWGGKVDQIISSALGFDDWEWGVTLFAADAVDIKDIVYELRFDDATSKYGEFGSFYIGRRFPPTDLGAYLRGETVPTGEEASHHHEGEHHGSGDHGGGGHGGDGHHDGEDGHHGDDESDEADEESIRGELEDLDIYAGKPHGEDVYATVLYSEADPDEVAEEVDGLRGNFEHYGSHVKTAVYEGTYTDRVAVVSIWETASAAETAAGFLADLPGIVSRAGEESGFGTMGMFYTVKPDHQEDFVDRFDTIGDLLEEMDGHQETDLMMNREDENDMFIASQWRSKEDAMGFFRSEAFRDTVQWGRDVLADRPRHVFLA
- a CDS encoding transferase hexapeptide repeat containing protein (PFAM: Bacterial transferase hexapeptide repeat~KEGG: nph:NP4490A galactoside O-acetyltransferase 1; maltose O-acetyltransferase 1) — protein: MTKRHASLPPDAEAGVDAFLAEVDDRLSSGEDTCDVVQDTLVDLFGDRDAYERWQAGGDVSNATRVRLQGYDPCNATLESEYYAEKDEDRFQRSKHLQWLWRQFDATPMADNVEFALRFRAMLAEHLFDEVGENCRFFKGISFTYGHNITVGDNVVVHDDVHLDDRGKLTIGDRVSISDGAQVLSHDHDIVDQTEVEIFHTILENDARLTYDTLMRAGSKLGENSVVGAKAIVDGDVPAHHVAVGQPAKSVRVKPGWESVADPIEDRLERTKEARRIEYELPADLEIFDEFQRDLQPPDAPTPDN
- a CDS encoding hypothetical protein (KEGG: htu:Htur_0065 hypothetical protein); this encodes MHTVFHVSDIDAYRTAEPKVRNLLGDDSLETDEVAVLVDRPTVIDAAALDCSETTAKLVALGATVKLCSNAARGADAVAGDFGEGVEFVSSGVGELTRLQKQGWAYIRL